CAGCGCTACCAGCTCCACCTGGCAATCTAACCTTAGGCTTTGAGTAGCTTCCGATTACAGATGCGTTGACATTGCCACTTGCATCGAACTGGACTCCGCTTAAAAAAGCTACATCTAAGCCACCTCTCATAGAAAGGTCAAATATTTTTTCTAGTGGAAATATTGCTTCAGAATTATCCCAAAGCTCTTCTCCTGCTGATGAATACTCAGATGTCTTAAATGATGAGGAATTCACTCCGCCAGGGATATTTAAAAGTACAGCATCTGGAGCATATAAAGCTTTTGCTAGCTTCATAGCCACCATAGGAAGCGAAGAGGAAACTCCATGAAAGATAGTTTCATCGTTTTTCAGCATCCTAGCTATTGCACATATCATTATATCTGCTGGATGATGAGGCTTATTTGCAGTATACGAGGTACTATACACTATAAAACGCCCCCTTTACAGAATCTTTAGCTTCATAATATGCTAAATATTTTTCTATATGCTCTTTAGAACAATTACTTGTAAAGTCCTTTAGAATCTTTTCGTCTATGTCATATAGTCCAGGACAGCTACATGGTGATGCTCCTTTTGGAATAACAACTATAGAATCTACGAGAAAACCAGGTATAGCTATATTTTGCATTTGCTTAGAAAATTTGCTTTTATTAACAAGCTTCTCTGTTGTCAAAATTACTCTTTTTGCTGAAAGAGATATTAATTCGTCATCGAATTTAGGACCATAAATAACAGCATTTCCTTCCTTGTCGCATTCATGAACATGAATAACTGCAACATCTGGATTTATACTTTTTACTACAGTCACGCTTTCACCACTAAAAGGATCTGTTATTTTTCTAAAATAATCGTTTTCCGCAATTAAATCACTATGAACTAATCCTTTTACTGGCATGAAGTTAAGTCCTGCTTTAGCAGCTCTAAGAGCGCACATAACAGTATAGCAAGCATGTTCATTGGCTTTTATTTTTCCAGTTTCCACAGCTTTTCTATAATGATTAGCAAGTCCAAACTCAGTTTCATAGCTTATAAAGCCTGCATCAACTATACTCACGCAATCAGAGCCACAAAGTAAATCCACATCATGGGCTCCTGCTGTTTTTACTATTCTTAAGTCTCTTTTTTTGCTTCTAACTATCTCTCTAACAAAAGCCATCGGAGCTCTGTGAAGCACGTTGCCTCCTATTGCTATCGTCATCTTATCTTCAATTAAATTTACTGCCTCTTTCAAGGTTTTAATTTTATTTGCTGTCATTTTTCACCTACTTTACAGCATTTGCCGCTATATTTACAGCATCCCATACACCAGAAAATGGTGGTGCATAGCATAAATCAGCCATCCCTATATCTTCTGCTGTCATTTTTGCTTGGATAGCTATAGCAAACATATCCACTCTAAGAACAGCTCCTTGCTTTCCTGCAATCTGAGCTCCAAGTATCCTATGAGTTCGCTTTTCATATATCAGCTTAATATATAATGCTTCTCTATTTGGATAGTATGGAGGATGGTTATAGTCTTTTACAAAAACCGTATCATAATCAAGCTTCATAGCCTTTGCTTCGCTTTCTCCTATACCTGTTCTTGCCATCTCCATATCCATTATTTTGATAGCTGCTGAACCTAAAGCTCCAATAAATTTCTGATGCTGACCAGATAAATTATTTCCTACAATTTTACCGCATTTGTTTGCTGTAGTTCCCAGTGGAATATAGGAATTTTCTTCTTTTACCATATGGTAAACCTCCGCACAGTCCCCAGCAGAGTAGATGTCACTTACGCTTGTTCTCATCTCTCTATCGATAATTACTGCACCATTTTTAGCTAAATCAATACCTGAGCCTTTTAGAAAGTCTGTAGATGGCTTTACTCCTATTGATAAAATCACCATATCTGCATCGTAGTCACCTTTAGATGTTTTTATTCCAGTTACAGTTTCTGTGCCTTTTATAATTTCAAGCTCTTCATCTAGCAAGAGCTCTACTTCATGATTTTTTAGAGTTTTTTCTGCAATTTCAGAAATTTCTTTATCAAAAGAGGTTAGAATTCTCTCACTTTTTTCAAGCACTTTTACATTCTTTTCAAGCTCTACCATCGCTTCAGCCAGTTCTATTCCAATATAGCCTCCGCCTACTATGACTACATTTCTCACTTCGCTTTTTGAAGCTGCTTCTCTTAGCTTTATTCCGTCTTCTAAGGTTTTGAGTACAAATACTCCAGATAAATCCTTTCCCTTAAAGTTTGGAACTATAGGATGAGCTCCCGTAGAAATCATGAGCTTGTCGTATTTATCTATAAACATGCTTTTTGAGATTAAATCTCTTACCATTATAGTTTTGTTTTGAGGGTCTACTTTTATTACTTCATGATTTGTAAATGTACTAATTCCAGCTTTTTCAAAATCTTCCTGAGTTCTTATTATCATTTTTTTGTAGTCGTCATTGACTCCTGAAACATAATAGGGAAGACCACAGGCTCCATAAGATAAAAAACTTCCTTTTTCATAAACTACAACCTGAGCTTGGGGATCTAATCTTTTTAGCTTTGATGCAGCAGACATTCCTGCAGCTACACCACCTATAACTATAAGTTTCATTTAGATTCCTCCATTTTCAGCTTCATAACTTGATTATGCATATTCTTTAAAGCACTCGCAGGCAAAGCTTTATCTGTAAACACACTATATACTCCTTTGTATATAGGTTCCATGAGCTTTCCAGCATTTAGCATCTTTGGCAAAGGCTTTGCATATTTAGTTACCAAATCATAATGAATTTCATACCAAGGATAATTATCTTTATCTGCTTCATATGTTGATTTCCTAACAGGAGAGCCTGCATAGCTTCCAACATACTTATCAACTTCTTTACTAGTAAGATATTCAAGTAGTTTTATTGCTTTGTCTTTTCTAGATGAAGCTTTTGATACTCCAAAGCTCCAGGTTACGTTCCAGCTAGTATTTAGGGCTAAGAATCCAACATCTTCTTTATCTATACAGTTTTCATCCATAACCATACCCAGTTGTCCTCCCCAGGTGATTGTCATAGGGACTTCTTTATTTTGAAATGCTTTTCTTACTTCATCATTTGCAAAATTTTCTGTCCCTGACACTGCGTAGGATTTAAGTTCTAAATATTTATTTAGTGCGTTAAGACAACCTATATCATCTAGCTGTGGCATATGAGTATTTTCATCAAACGGTTCAATTCCTTCGTTTCTTATAAAAGGAAGAATATCTAAAAATATCTCAGATTCATGAGCTTTCATAGCCACTGAAGGCTTTGAAGTTTCCTTATAGTATTTTCTTGCTATATCTAGATATTCATCTGTAGTTATGGATTTTTTATTTATTTTTCCATATACAGGCTCTATCATAGACTTTCTATATAGCATTATATGTCCATCGCAAAATGAAGGATAAAGATATTTTTTCCCATCTATCTTCATTTCATCTCTTACAACCTCAGTTATATCCATTTCGTCATAAGCTTTATCTGAGGGCTCTGTTAGCTGAGCTAAATAGTCCTTTGCAACAAAATCCTTAAGCCATAGATGTCCAGCCACCATAACTATGTCATAATCCAGCTCGCCAGCAAATGCTTTCATGAGCTTTTCATAATAGTTTTCAAAAGGAATAATGTCAAATTCTACATCAATTCCATGAGTGGCCTTAAACTTATTTAGAATCGAATATTCTGATTTCACGTATACATTTACTGCTGGATCAGCAACAGCCAATACCTTCACTAAATTTTCCATCATTAGAATCACCCTTTGTCCGGCTCTGAATCTACAATTCCAACCACTACGGCATCTATAGGTGCATCGTTGTCAAGAGCTTTAAGCGCTGGGCTTCCTTGACTTAAAAGAACTAACTCTCCAAGTCCCGCTCCTAGTCTATCTGCCGCAATTAGTGTATCTTTTTTATTTCCGTAATAAGGCTCTACAATCAGTAGTTTATATCCGACAAGCCTTTCATGCTTTCTGGTAGAAATTATATTTCCTTTTACTTTACCAAGTAACATGAATCTTGCCCTCCTCTCATTTCACCAGCTCTAGTAAATCGCCGTTTTGGATTAAAAATGCATTGGCATCGTCTGTATCTATATGAAAATCCAGCTTATAGCGTGGATTTACACGTATAGTAACGTTTGATAACACTCCGCCTTTTTTACCATTGACAACCACTGATACCTTTTGTCCATTTTTTACACCATAATTTTCTGCATCCT
This region of Acetoanaerobium noterae genomic DNA includes:
- a CDS encoding CoA-transferase subunit beta, with protein sequence MYSTSYTANKPHHPADIMICAIARMLKNDETIFHGVSSSLPMVAMKLAKALYAPDAVLLNIPGGVNSSSFKTSEYSSAGEELWDNSEAIFPLEKIFDLSMRGGLDVAFLSGVQFDASGNVNASVIGSYSKPKVRLPGGAGSAVLIPTAKKAIIWRTKHDKRTFVENVDFVTTRGNIHKIVTPLCIFGYENSRLYLDSISPNTTIEEVKANTGFTIFEETVPTIMEPTREELSLIKRIDPKGVRYKEFSK
- a CDS encoding CoA transferase subunit A, producing the protein MTANKIKTLKEAVNLIEDKMTIAIGGNVLHRAPMAFVREIVRSKKRDLRIVKTAGAHDVDLLCGSDCVSIVDAGFISYETEFGLANHYRKAVETGKIKANEHACYTVMCALRAAKAGLNFMPVKGLVHSDLIAENDYFRKITDPFSGESVTVVKSINPDVAVIHVHECDKEGNAVIYGPKFDDELISLSAKRVILTTEKLVNKSKFSKQMQNIAIPGFLVDSIVVIPKGASPCSCPGLYDIDEKILKDFTSNCSKEHIEKYLAYYEAKDSVKGAFYSV
- a CDS encoding CoA-disulfide reductase, whose amino-acid sequence is MKLIVIGGVAAGMSAASKLKRLDPQAQVVVYEKGSFLSYGACGLPYYVSGVNDDYKKMIIRTQEDFEKAGISTFTNHEVIKVDPQNKTIMVRDLISKSMFIDKYDKLMISTGAHPIVPNFKGKDLSGVFVLKTLEDGIKLREAASKSEVRNVVIVGGGYIGIELAEAMVELEKNVKVLEKSERILTSFDKEISEIAEKTLKNHEVELLLDEELEIIKGTETVTGIKTSKGDYDADMVILSIGVKPSTDFLKGSGIDLAKNGAVIIDREMRTSVSDIYSAGDCAEVYHMVKEENSYIPLGTTANKCGKIVGNNLSGQHQKFIGALGSAAIKIMDMEMARTGIGESEAKAMKLDYDTVFVKDYNHPPYYPNREALYIKLIYEKRTHRILGAQIAGKQGAVLRVDMFAIAIQAKMTAEDIGMADLCYAPPFSGVWDAVNIAANAVK
- a CDS encoding ABC transporter substrate-binding protein, with translation MMENLVKVLAVADPAVNVYVKSEYSILNKFKATHGIDVEFDIIPFENYYEKLMKAFAGELDYDIVMVAGHLWLKDFVAKDYLAQLTEPSDKAYDEMDITEVVRDEMKIDGKKYLYPSFCDGHIMLYRKSMIEPVYGKINKKSITTDEYLDIARKYYKETSKPSVAMKAHESEIFLDILPFIRNEGIEPFDENTHMPQLDDIGCLNALNKYLELKSYAVSGTENFANDEVRKAFQNKEVPMTITWGGQLGMVMDENCIDKEDVGFLALNTSWNVTWSFGVSKASSRKDKAIKLLEYLTSKEVDKYVGSYAGSPVRKSTYEADKDNYPWYEIHYDLVTKYAKPLPKMLNAGKLMEPIYKGVYSVFTDKALPASALKNMHNQVMKLKMEESK
- a CDS encoding EutN/CcmL family microcompartment protein, with translation MLLGKVKGNIISTRKHERLVGYKLLIVEPYYGNKKDTLIAADRLGAGLGELVLLSQGSPALKALDNDAPIDAVVVGIVDSEPDKG